In Juglans microcarpa x Juglans regia isolate MS1-56 chromosome 8D, Jm3101_v1.0, whole genome shotgun sequence, the following are encoded in one genomic region:
- the LOC121242774 gene encoding demethylepipodophyllotoxin synthase-like, whose product MPSSLYKPLSTTKTTMLFEFLSFTAFMAIILVLFLFFLFLLWIWRRIQKTAPQKILPPKAGGAWPIIDHLHLLLLGGMQLAHITLGDMADKNGPIFSINLGMHRAIVVSSSKIAKECFTTNDKVFANRTKALAAELMGYNYAMFGFSPDGSYWRHVRRIATLEVLSNHRIEMFKHIQESEVNTAIKEIYELSAKNNNALVEMRRWFGYVTLNVVFMMVIKKRIAWIATKDEDEGNDQCRNAMRDFFVLSGTFVASDMLPYLRWFDLGGYKKAMKKTAKKLDQELEGWLEEHKQRRIYGEVKK is encoded by the coding sequence ATGCCCTCATCTCTATATAAACCCCTGTCGACAACCAAAACAACCATGCTCTTTGAATTCTTGTCTTTCACTGCTTTTATGGCCATTATACTTGTcctatttctctttttcttatttctacTTTGGATATGGAGGAGAATCCAAAAAACTGCCCCTCAAAAGATACTTCCACCAAAAGCAGGTGGTGCATGGCCTATAATCGACCACCTCCACCTATTACTATTAGGAGGGATGCAACTAGCTCATATAACCCTAGGTGACATGGCCGACAAGAATGGACCAATCTTCAGTATCAACTTGGGCATGCATAGAGCTATAGTAGTAAGCAGTTCAAAGATAGCTAAAGAGTGTTTCACTACTAACGATAAAGTCTTTGCCAACCGTACAAAAGCTTTGGCGGCAGAACTCATGGGTTACAACTATGCCATGTTCGGATTCAGCCCAGATGGTTCCTATTGGCGCCATGTTCGAAGAATAGCCACTCTTGAGGTCCTCTCAAATCACCGTATCGAGATGTTCAAACACATCCAAGAGTCAGAGGTAAACACCGCTATAAAAGAGATCTACGAGTTGTCGGCCAAGAACAACAACGCATTAGTGGAGATGAGAAGATGGTTCGGCTATGTAACCCTAAACGTTGTGTTTATGATGGTTATAAAGAAGCGAATTGCTTGGATTGCAACCAAGGATGAGGATGAAGGAAATGATCAATGTCGAAATGCGATGAGAGATTTCTTTGTGCTGAGTGGGACATTTGTAGCATCAGATATGCTTCCATATCTAAGATGGTTCGACTTGGGTGGGTACAAGAAGGCAATGAAGAAAACTGCAAAAAAATTAGATCAGGAGCTTGAAGGATGGCTAGAAGAACACAAGCAAAGAAGAATTTATGGGGAGGTAAAGAAGTGA